From Mytilus galloprovincialis chromosome 9, xbMytGall1.hap1.1, whole genome shotgun sequence, the proteins below share one genomic window:
- the LOC143046137 gene encoding non-selective voltage-gated ion channel VDAC2-like isoform X1, translating into MAPPSYSDLGKSARDLFSKGYNFGTNKLEAKTKTDSKVEFTSKLDHNHDTGKVAGSLETKYKWKDYGLTFKEKWTTDNVLNTEITVEDQIVQGLKLAFDTTFAPQTGKKQGTIKTGYKQDYVNMECDVNFDFAGPAVNGALVLGYNGWLGGYQMSFDTSKSKLSKSNFAVGYSTGDFTLHTNVNDGAEFGASIYQRVSDDLEAGVSLNWAAGSNATRFGLGAKYVLDRDSSVSLKVNNSSQIGMGYSQKLRDGVKLTLSTLIEGKNFNQGGHKIGLGLDVEA; encoded by the exons ATGGCACCTCCATCATATTCCGATTTAGGAAAATCTGCCAGGGATCTCTTCAGTAAAGGTTACA ACTTTGGAACCAACAAACTAGAGGCTAAAACAAAAACAGATAGTAAAGTAGAATTCACAAGTAAATTAGACCACAATCATGATACTGGTAAAGTTGCTGGTAGTTTAGAAACCAAGTACAAATGGAAAGATTACG GATTAACATTCAAAGAAAAATGGACAACAGACAATGTGTTAAACACAGAAATAACTGTTGAGGACCAAATTGTtcaaggtttaaaattagcatttGACACAACATTTGCTCCACAGACAGG aaagaaGCAGGGAACAATTAAGACTGGATACAAACAAGATTATGTAAATATGGAATGTGATGTTAACTTTGATTTTGCTGGACCAGCTGTGAATGGTGCCTTAGTATTAGG GTATAATGGCTGGCTTGGTGGATACCAGATGAGCTTTGATACTTCCAAATCAAAACTTTCCAAGAGCAACTTTGCTGTAGGTTACTCTACTGGTGACTTTACACTCCATACCAATGT aaatgatGGAGCTGAATTTGGTGCATCTATTTACCAACGAGTCAGTGATGATTTAGAGGCCGGAGTCAGCCTTAACTGGGCTGCAGGAAGTAACGCTACAAGATTTGGATTGGGGGCCAAATATGTATTAGACCGGGATTCTTCAGTCAGC TTGAAAGTAAACAACAGCAGTCAGATTGGGATGGGATATTCCCAGAAATTAAGAGATG GTGTTAAACTTACTCTGTCAACTCTCATAGAAGGCAAGAACTTCAACCAAGGAGGTCATAAAATAGGACTTGGTTTAGATGTAGAGGCATAA
- the LOC143046137 gene encoding non-selective voltage-gated ion channel VDAC2-like isoform X2 — protein MAPPSYSDLGKSARDLFSKGYNFGTNKLEAKTKTDSKVEFTSKLDHNHDTGKVAGSLETKYKWKDYGLTFKEKWTTDNVLNTEITVEDQIVQGLKLAFDTTFAPQTGKKQGTIKTGYKQDYVNMECDVNFDFAGPAVNGALVLGYNGWLGGYQMSFDTSKSKLSKSNFAVGYSTGDFTLHTNVNDGAEFGASIYQRVSDDLEAGVSLNWAAGSNATRFGLGAKYVLDRDSSVSLKVNNSSQIGMGYSQKLRDGM, from the exons ATGGCACCTCCATCATATTCCGATTTAGGAAAATCTGCCAGGGATCTCTTCAGTAAAGGTTACA ACTTTGGAACCAACAAACTAGAGGCTAAAACAAAAACAGATAGTAAAGTAGAATTCACAAGTAAATTAGACCACAATCATGATACTGGTAAAGTTGCTGGTAGTTTAGAAACCAAGTACAAATGGAAAGATTACG GATTAACATTCAAAGAAAAATGGACAACAGACAATGTGTTAAACACAGAAATAACTGTTGAGGACCAAATTGTtcaaggtttaaaattagcatttGACACAACATTTGCTCCACAGACAGG aaagaaGCAGGGAACAATTAAGACTGGATACAAACAAGATTATGTAAATATGGAATGTGATGTTAACTTTGATTTTGCTGGACCAGCTGTGAATGGTGCCTTAGTATTAGG GTATAATGGCTGGCTTGGTGGATACCAGATGAGCTTTGATACTTCCAAATCAAAACTTTCCAAGAGCAACTTTGCTGTAGGTTACTCTACTGGTGACTTTACACTCCATACCAATGT aaatgatGGAGCTGAATTTGGTGCATCTATTTACCAACGAGTCAGTGATGATTTAGAGGCCGGAGTCAGCCTTAACTGGGCTGCAGGAAGTAACGCTACAAGATTTGGATTGGGGGCCAAATATGTATTAGACCGGGATTCTTCAGTCAGC TTGAAAGTAAACAACAGCAGTCAGATTGGGATGGGATATTCCCAGAAATTAAGAGATGGTATGTAA